The Dokdonia donghaensis DSW-1 DNA window ACTTTTATAACTGTTTTTCCAGCCGGTACTCATTTCTTCTATAGAAGCTCCGTGAGGCTCTGTACCTACATACTTCTCTGGATCTGCCGCACCGTGTGCTTTCCCAAAAGTGTGTCCTCCAGCAACAAGTGCTACTGTTTCCTCATCATTCATCGCCATACGGCCAAAGGTCTCTCTCACATTTGCTGCAGAGCCCATAGGGTCTGGGTTTCCGTTAGGGCCTTCTGGATTTACATAAATCCACCCCATCATTACTGCTGCAAGTGGTGCTTCTAGATCACCATCTTTATAACGGGCATCGTTTGCTCCCCACTCTACTTCACTACCCCAGTAAATATCTTGCTCTGGCTCCCAGACATCTTCACGTCCTCCTGAGAAACCAAATGTTGGGAAGCCCATAGACTCTAGCGCACAGTTACCTGCTAAAATCATAAGGTCTGCCCAAGATATTTTGTTTCCATATTTCTTTTTAATAGGCCATAAAAGTAAACGAGCCTTATCTAGGTTACCATTATCTGGCCAGCTATTAAGCGGAGCAAAACGCTGCGATCCAGAACCTGATCCACCGCGACCATCACCTATACGATATGTACCGGCACTGTGCCAAGCCATACGTATCATAAATCCTCCGTAGTGACCATAATCTGCAGGCCACCAGTCTTGAGAGTCTGTCATTAGATCTATAACATCTTTTTTAAGGGCTGTAAAATCTAAACTTTTAAAAGCAGCTGCATAGTCAAAATCTTCACCCATAGGGTCAGATTTTGTAGCATTCTGGCGTAGTACGTTAAGTCTAAGCTCATTAGGCCACCAGTCTCTATTTGTTGTTCCTCCTCCAGCAAATTGTTTATGGGCTCCTCCTAAAAAAGGACATTTTGCTATAGCAGATGGGTCGTTAAGGTCAAAGGTCTCTGTGTTTTTCATTTTTTTATTTTCTAGGTGAATTATAAAAGTATTTTAAAAGGGGCTCTGTAACTATAGTTTATCATTTAAATAATTTTAATTCAAATAGATTTTATCTATACTCATAGTGGGGCGACCTGCTATTATTACGTTAAGGTGATTAAGATTCACACACAAGTTAACATTTAATCTGCTCATTTTAAATATCTTGTATAAAGATAATTAAGAATTACGCTTTCGCGAAAGCGTAATTAAAACTTTACAATTTATTCACACCAAAAGTGAAAGATGCAGCGTGTAATTTGAGGTATCTTTGCGCCGTCTTAAAAAAAGCACTAATGAAAATAGATTTAAAGGAGATTCTAACCGCTACAATGGTTCTTTTTGCAGTTATCGACATTGTAGGAAGTATCCCTATTGTTTTAAAACTACGTAAGAAAGCAGGTCACATACAGAGTGAGAAAGCGGCGCTAGTTGCTCTTATTGTGATGACCTTATTTGTTTTTGTAGGTGAGAGCATACTAGGTGTTATAGGTATTAATGTATATGAGTTTGCTGTTGCGGGTTCATTTATTCTCTTTTTTATTGCACTAGAGATGATACTAGGTGTAAGCCTTTTTAAAGATGACGATACACTTAGTAAAAAGACGGTTTCTGTTTTTCCGCTAGCTTTCCCGCTTATTGCTGGTCCTGGTACTCTTACTTCTCTTCTAGCACTAAGAGCAGAGTATGACCTTATGAACATTCTTATAGCTGTCGTTCTTAACATCTTGCTTGTTTATCTAGTACTTAAAACGTCAAGACACATTGAACGATTTTTAGGAAAGAACGGTATTGCTATTATACATAAAGTTTTTGGTGTAATTTTGTTAGCCATTGCTGTAAAGTTATTTACTGCAAACATTCAAGAACTTTTCAAATAGACGTATGAAATTTGTTATCCCTATAGGTATTTTACTAGCACTAGGTCTTCTTATTTACAATCTCACCTTGCTTGATTTTTCTAACCCTTTACAGGGAGATAGTAGCATTGCACTTATAGGCATAATAGCCTGTGCTTGTGCAATTTTATTACTCTTAATATTGCGTACCTCTCGTAAGATAGCCGAAAAGCACGGTAAGTAATTACATTAGGTAAATAATGTATGGGTTATATATCTCGTATATAATGCCAACTATTAAAGTTAATATAGCTAAGACTGTAAAAGCTATGTGCAACTTTTGATACCATAAGTTACGATGTAATTTATGTATGAGTTTTTTATCATCTAGCTGCTCAATTTGCTCTAAGATGACTGGTGGCTTTAAATAAAAAGGACTTACAGATATGCCGTGACGTATGAGTAGCCCAGCACTATTATCCATCAACCTAAAGATGATTGCAATTATATATACAAAAACGGCTACTACCATTAACATAGTTTATTCTTCTTTTGAAAGAGCAATGACCTTTTTGATCACATCGTCTTCTTGATTAACCATCATCTCAAAAGCATTGTTACCAAAGAGCTGTCCAGCCATAGTAGCTTTGAGATATCTTCTATACAATTCTTTATAATTACTAGCCTTTAACGTAATTTTTCTAAAACGAGCGAAAGATATAAAATCTTCTATTACAGCATCTGTAATGGTAACTTCATTTTTAAACTGCTCCATAGATAGTGAGTTATAGTAAGGCCTATCTTTTTCTAATTGTTCAAAAATAAAGAGGCGCATATAACCAGACCTCAGTACGTAGTTAAGATGTTCAACTTCATAGTCTGTGTTTTTAGGCACAAATACATCTGGAATAATACCACCACCACCATAAACTATCTTACCCTTTGGGGTTCTAAATTTCAATGAATCTGCTACTTTAATACTATCTGCACTGCGCAACTCTCCGTTTTCATACCTGTTAAGGTAATCTTCATAATAATCTTTATCTCCTAGCTCATACGGTTTTTGTATTGATCTACCAGTAGGTGTATAGTAGCGAGCTATTGTAAGCCTTACCGCACTTCCATCTCCCAAATCCATCTCACGCTGTACAAGGCCTTTTCCAAAGGACCTGCGCCCCACTATAATGCCTTTGTCATTATCTTGAAGTGCTCCCGCAACGATTTCACTCGCGCTTGCCGAATTTTCATTAATAAGTACAAAAACTTCACCCTCTTCAAAGAGACCACCGTTATCTGTATAACTATTAGATATCTTACCCGATTTATTTTTAGTAAATAATATGAGCTTATCTTCTTCTAAAAATTCATCTACTACCCCCTCTGCGCTCGAGATATAGCCCCCTGGATTATCTCTTAAATCTAAAGCAATACTAGTTGCGCCTTGATTTTTTAAAACCGTAAGTGCATCTACAAACTCTTTATGAGTAGACTCTGCAAAACGATTAATTTTTACATATCCTAAATCATCAGTAAGCATATAACTACCTATAACGCTAGAGATAGGTACACGATCTCTGTTAAAATTAAAGGTAAGCAAGTCTTCTTCTCCTGGTCTTTTTATCTTAATCTCAATAGGTGTGCGTACTTTTCCTTTAAGAATACGAGATAATGAATCATCTGTAATAGTGTTCTGAGATAAGTCTATTCCATCTGCATATACAATGCGATCACCCCCTTTTACTCCAGCGCTAGCACTTGGACCTCCCTTTATAGCTTGTATTACCGCAATAGAGTCATTATATGGATAAAAACTAACCCCTATACCCACAAAATCGCCTTTCATATTTTCTTCTACAGCTCGGTACTCATCTGGTGGTATATAACTTGAGTGAGGATCTAGATTATCTAAAATACCGTTTACAGTAACATCTACTATACTATCTGTATTTATGGCATCTACATACTCATAGTCTATGTAATCAATAAGTTTATTGAGTTTTTCCTTTTTTGAGTTTGATGCAAAGAGCGCAGTATCGTTATAACCAAAGTCTAACATACTCCCTAGTAAAATCCCTAGGGCGATGCCTAAACCAAATAGTATGGGTATGTACTTGCGCTTAATTTTCATTATGAGTCTATATCTTGAAGGTGCACTATCTCAACGCCAGCTTTTTCTAAAAATTTTACTCCTGTAAGATCTTTATAAGCGCTATGGTAAACCACACGTTTTATACCTGCTTGATGTACTAATTTACTACAATCTTTACAAGGGCTCAGTGTGATATATAAAGTTGCACCGTGGCAAGATTGAGTTGAGCTTGCTACCTTTAGTATAGCATTTGCCTCAGCGTGTAAAACATACCACTTTGTATTATTTTCTTCATCTTCACACACATTTTCAAATCCTGTGGGTGTGCCATTATAACCGTCTGAGATAATCATCTTATCCTTAACGATTATTGCCCCTACCTGCTTGCGATTACAGTACGAGAGTTTTCCCCACTCCCGAGCCATTCTTAGGTATGCTATATCGTATTTATGCTGTTTTGACCCCATTGTGTATTTTGTAATTATGAGTGCGCTTTCGCGAAAGCGTACTAAAAACCCTTTACGCTCCTAAAGTACTATTTTTACTAGAAATTAATACTTGATAATGCATTTTGAAATACTGGTATGGCAACCCCTATTACAATAGAAGATATAACCATCACCCAGTCACGTTGTGAAAACCTAAAAATAGATTGTCCTATAAAACTTACTATTAATACAACGAGTACTATAATAATCTGAGCACTCTCTATACCTAAAGTGTACTCTAGTAACGGAAGTAACTTACTATCTGAACTTGCGGTCATCATCTTAAAATAGGTAGAAAACCCGAGGCCGTGTATAAGCCCAAAGAATAATGCTGCAAAGAGATGTATCCCTAATTTAAGATTTCTATTTTTCTTACCAGCTGTAAAAATATTATATAACGCAGTAATGAGTATAGTTACGGGTATGAGTACCTCTACAAGGGAGCTATTTACACGTATAATCCCATAGGCAGACATTGCTAGTGTGAGCGTATGCCCTATAGTAAATATGGTGACTAGGGTAAAGAGTTTTTTCCAGTTTGAAATGAGGTAGGGTACAGTGAGTACAATTAAAAAGAGAATGTGGTCGTAAGCTTTCCAATCTAATACGTGGAAGAGGCCTTCTTTAAAATAAAACAAGAATGAATCCATCTAAAAAAATTAGGGGGTTTTTATCAAATGTACAAATTATAAATCTTGATTAAATAGCTATCTTTGAGTCTTACTTTTAATACATAAGAAATATGTCTTTTGCAGATTTATATGATAGCGGTTTCCGCCAAAGAAATGAGGATCACTTTGCAGCTATAGTGCGTGTCGCTATGGATGACGGTGTTATCTCAAATAAAGAAAAAGCGTTTTTAGATAGACTTGCTCGTAACCTCTCTATCTCTGCAGAGGATTATGAAATCATTCTTAAAGATTATATGTCTCACCCTATCAATCCCCCTACAACTTATGATAGAAGATTAGAGCGCTTATATGATCTTACTCGTATGGTACACATAGATCACGAGTTTGAAGAAGAAGAGCCTTTACTAGAGCGTCTTGCTATAGGTTTAGGCTTTAACACGAAGAATGCAAGTTATGTTGTGCACAAGGCCCTTACACTAGTTGAAGAAAATGCAGATCTTGATACTTTTCAAGAAGAAATTAAAAATATGAACCGCTAGTTTTTAAAGCGGTTTACAGTGTATAGAAAAAGGGTCAAAATATAAATTTTGACCCTTTTTCTATTTTATAATAAATAAGCTTCTATTCTTCCTCTTCTGAGACTTCAAGAACTTTGTCTTTACGCTTATATCTAGACAAGAGTCGCTCTATTGTTGAAAAGAGTAAATCTGCATCTATAGGCTTTGTAAGATAGGCATTCATACCAGCCTCTTTTGCGGCATCCTGCTCTTCTTGAGACGTTCTTGCTGTGAGCGCTATAATAGGTAACTTACTTACTTTTTTATTGCTACTATTTCTTATTTGTACTGCTGCATCAAGACCATCCATTATAGGCATAGTTAAATCCAATATGACTAAATCATATGGAAATCTGTCTAGATACTCTATTACTCTTTCTCCATTTTTTGCAATATCTAAGCTGTAGGCACCATAATCTGAGAAAAGCCTCATCATAAGAAGTTGATTTACCTCAACATCTTCACCTAGCAGGATACGTGGTCTTTTAGACCCTTTAAGATCTTTCTTTACTCTTTTTTTCTTTGCGCCTTTATCCTTTTTCTGATTATGAGAAACTCCCATATATACAGTAAAGCTAAAGGTTGACCCTTCTCCTTCTAAACTCTTAACTTCTAGATCACTCTCTAACAAGTCTGTGAGTTGTTTTACAATACTCAGACCCAAACCAGACCCTCCAAAAAGACCTCGCTTTTCTAACTGCGTAAAGCTGTCAAAAATACTATCTAGCTTTTCTTTGGGTATACCTATACCTGTATCTGTAACCTCAAACGTCACTGGAATACGACGTGCATTTAATGATGACGTAGTAACCCTAAACTTAATTCCACCTTGATGCGTGTATTTTAACGCATTCTCTAAAAGGTTTACAATAACTTGGTTTATACGTAAATGATCTCCCACTAAAAAACGTGGTATCTTAGAACTCAATTCAAAATCAAATGACAGTCTTTTATCATCTGTACGTATTTGATACGTTTTTGCTAGCTTTTCTACAAACTCTCTAAAATCAAAACGTCGCTTTTTAATATCTAACTTTCCAGCTTCAATTTTTGAGATGTCCATTAGGTCATCTAATATAGTCACAAGATTTTTTGAACTATCTTTTATAATATGTAATACATCAAGTTGCTCTCTTGTGATCTCAGTATTTTCTAATACCGATATAAAGCCCACAATACTATTAAGAGGCGTACGTATCTCGTGGCTTACATTTGCCAAGAATTTATTTTTAAAACTGCGCTGTATCTCTAGCTGCTGGTTAAGTTCTTGAGATATATTAAAGTTTATGATAGACTCATTACGAACCTGCTTTATTTGATGTACCGTCTTATAGTGATCTGTAAGATCGTTTAAGATGAGAACAAGACTCTCATCATCTTCTTGTAGATAAGTTTTTATATCTATAAAGTAATGGCGACTTAACACTTCCATCTGTACACAAAAGAAAGTTTCATCTTGAAGGTTTTCTTCAAAAACAGTACTTAATGCATAAAAGAACGGATGGAAATCCGTGATATTAGAATTTTTTTTTAAGTCAAAAAGATTATTGTCAGAGTCTATAACCTCTAGTTCCTTATTGATTACGACTACTTGCGTAGTTTTATTTATAAAATCTTGTCTGAGGTTATCAAGCATTTTCTAACAATTGGGCTGCCACGTCCTTAAACAGCTGTTCAACATTTTCGCCAGTTTTGGCACTTGAAAGATAACTATGTTGAACTTCTTGCTCATTTAGAGCTTGCTTTACTTCTTCAGCATCGACTAAATCCACTTTATTCCCGATTATGTGCACAGGAACATTAGGGTGCTTTTCTTTTAGGTGGGCTAGATTATATTTTAAGTCACTGTAAGTAACTGGCCTTGACGCATCAAAAACATATACAAAGCTAGAAGCTCCCATAAGGTATGATGGCCTGTACTTAGTAAAATCATCTGTACCCTCAACATCCCATATAATAAGGGTTACCTTATTACTTGTATCAACAACTACTTCCTTTTTCATTATGTGAACACCTATGGTCACGACATAATTATCTGAGAAAGTATTTTCTACAAACCTGCGAAGAAGTGACGATTTACCAACACCAAAATGTCCTAACAATACAATTTTTTTAGATACGCTCATCAGTAAAAAATTCTTTTAATTTTTTTGCAAATATAATATTATCATCAAGGTCTTCCTTATTTACTACGTATTGAGCAAAGTCTAGCAAGACATCTTCCAGTTTATCTTTAAACTTATCATCATATATACCACTTATAATCACGGCAATATAATAGTTTGAAAAATTTTGAAGGTGTATAGTAAATAGTTGGTAATCTATACGCTCTAGCTCCATCTCACCTTTTTCAAAAGCATCTTCTGCAAAGCTTTTTATTGCAGTGAGCATACCAGCCATCATATCTTCATCCATAGTCTGGCTCTTAGCATAATTTGCTTTGAGTATTCCAGAACCTTTTTCAACTACAAGTACTTGTTCAATATACGCTTTATATTCTTCTTTAAGCATCATTGCAGCCGTTGGCCTTTCTTTTGACTTAGACTTAAAAATATTTTTGAAAGAAAATGTTGCGTTTATTTTTTCATTTATGGAGTCACTTAGTTTTGCGACCTCAGCTTGAACGTACTTTTTTATCATTTTTCCCATAATAGGGAAAAGAGCCTCAGCCACGGCCTCTTGAGATTTTTTAATCTCTATTTTTAAGGTTTCAGTGATTACTGGTCCCAGAGTCTCTGGCATTGTGGTCACAAATTGCTGTAAGCGCTCGTCTAGTAATGGATCTATTCTATCAGATAAGTTTTTCTGACTATTTTCTAGTGCTTTGATCTTCTTATAAACGTCTTTTTCAGGCTCTTTCTCATTTGTGAGTAAAAGTTCCTTTAAAATTTCAAGACGTTCATCTGTTGTCATCAATAAGCGTTACCAATTTCTATTATCCTTTCATATTCTTACCTAATCGCACGAGAAGATCTCCAAGACTATCAAGACTCACCTTTTGGTTGTCTATAGCTTCTGTTTTGTCATTTAGGGATTGTTCAAGGTCAGATACACGTATATTCACATCAGTAGTTATATTGTCTAATGCTGTCATAATTTCCTTGCGCGCATCATCTATATAGGCCAACATTTCTTCACGGTTCTTAGCGATATCAGACTTTAACGACTCAAACTCATTATTATACTCTTGTATATTTTCTCCAAAAATAAGGTTCTTGATTACCTCAATTTTTGAGTTTGTTACATCTTCTGTTTGCAGATGTTCTTCTTTTAAATTTTTAGCCATAATAGGGTTTAGCCTTATTGTTGTATTTCAAATATAAAAAAAATACACTTCGTTTACCCCTTAATAATGTCTTATGTTCTTTTTTAATCGTTATTCATAAAACTTTCGGCTTTTTCGACCATTAATCTGCTCCCGCAAAAGAAGGGAACACGCTCGTGTAGCTCTGTAGGTTTTAAGTCTAAAATACGTGTGTAACCATCACTAGCTTTACCTCCTGCCTGCTCTGCTATAAAAGCCATAGGATTGCACTCATAAAGAAGGCGTAATTTTCCATTTGTAGCTTTTGAACTTTTTGGGTACATATATATACCACCTTTTATCATATTTCTATGTATATCAGACACTAACGACCCTATATATCGTGATGTATAAGGACGTCCCTCGGCTTCTTCTTGACAGTATTTTATATACTTCTTCACACCATCCGGAAATTGTACATAGTTACCCTCGTTTACAGAATAAATATTACCCATCTCTGGAAACTGCATATTAGGGTGTGATAAGTAAAAAGTACCTATTGCAGGGTTGAGAGTAAATCCATTTACCCCGTGACCTGTTGTGTAGACAATCATAGTAGAGGTACCATATACAATATAACCAGCAGCTACTTGCTCTCTCCCTGGTTGTAAAAAATCTTCTATAGTCACAGGAGTACCTGGTGGCGTAACCCTTCTATATATTGAAAAAATAGTTCCTACAGACACATTTACATCTATGTTTGAAGATCCATCTAGGGGATCCATAAGTAAGATATATTTATTGTTATTGTCACCATTTTGACCTTCTAGGGAGATAAAATCATCATTTTCTTCGCTGGCAATACCACATAAAATATTACGATTAGTAAGCGTTCTTATGAAGGTATCATTTGCCATTACATCCAGCTTTTGCTGGTCTTCACCCTGTATGTTAGTCTCTCCAGCGGCACCTACTATATCTACTAGCCCTGCCTTATTTACCTCGTGGTTTACAACCTTTGCTGCCAGCCTTATAGAGTTTATTAAGCGAGATAGCTCTCCAGATGAGTACTGGAATTCTGCTTGGTTTTCAATTATAAATTCGCCTAGAGTTTGATTTTTACGTGACACTTTAGTGTTTTTAAAATTTATGTAAATGTAATTCTAAAATGCACTTACGACAACGTTTTCGCACAAGAATAGTTACTGTAATTATATACCTTAGCTTTTTAGAATAACAAGAAGCTTATGAACCTCGCTATCAAAAAGGCAACTCCAGAAGATATGCCCGCTGTATTATCTCTCATTAATGAACTGGCAGTTTTTGAGAAAGAACCAGATGCTGTAAAGATTAACGAAGACATTTTAATAGAAAATGGATTTGGTGACAACCCCCTTTTTTATTGTTTTGTAGCCAAAGAAAATGACACCGTTATCGGTATGGCGCTATGTTATTATCGCTTTTCTACCTGGGACGGAAAATCACTACACCTAGAAGACCTTGTGGTAAGAGAGGAATATCGAGGCAAAGGAGTAGGTAAAAAATTATATGACCAAGTAATGACTTTTGGTAAAGAAAATGGGGTTAAAAGGGTTGAATGGGTCGTACTAGACTGGAATAAAAACGCCATAGCCTTTTATGAAAAAAGTGGCGCTCAATTCCTCAAAGACTGGTATCTAGTACAGATGGACGAAGGGCGTTTACATAAATACATTAAAACCATAACGCCATCTTAGTAATGTGGTAATCACGCTTTCGCGAAAGCGCACTTAAACACAACACAACACTTTTTAATATGCAGGTATTTAAATTTGGGGGAGCCTCTGTAAAGGATGCAGCTGGGATAAAGAATATTGCCACCGTTCTTAATGAAACTGGAGTGACAGAAAAACTTGTGGTCATCTCTGCAATGGGGAAAACTACAAATGCGATGGAGGCAATTGTAAATGCCTATCTTAACGATAAAATATTACTGCCAGAACATCTCAAAGCCACAGTAGACTATCACACGCAGATAGCCAGCGACCTATTTACACCTGGGCATACTATTTTTACATCTTTAAAAGCATTATTTGAAGAGTTAAAAGGCTTTCTCGCGTGGAACAAATCTCCAAAATATGATTTTGTATACGACCAGATTGTTTCTTATGGTGAATTACTGTCCACCACAATTGTAAGTGCATATCTCACAGATCAAGGAGTTAGAAACACTTGGCTAGATGCTAGAACTATTTTAAAAACTGATAATAGCTACCGAGACGGGCGCATAGACTGGGACATAACGCAACTTGCCATAAAAGAATCTGTAGACCCCACAGCGCTATCCATCACTCAGGGGTTTATAGCCTCAGACAGTAATAACTTCACCACCACTTTAGGCAGGGAAGGGTCTGACTATACGGGAGGTATTTTTGCCTACTGCCTCAATGCTTGTAGTCTTACCATTTGGAAAGATGTCCCTGGAGTTTTAAATGGTGATCCTCGTGTGTTTAACAATACAGAGCTCTTGCACCAGATACCCTATGAGGAAGCGATAGAGCTTGCTTTTTATGGCGCATCAGTTATTCACCCTAAAACCCTACAACCACTACAGCGCAAAGAGATACCATTATATGTGAAGTCTTTTTTAAATCCAAAAAATCCAGGCACAATGGTAAGCGCAGTCGCATCACTAGTGCCAGAAGTACCTTGCTATATTGTAAAGAAAAGCCAGATATTAATATCATTATCATCTCTTGACTTCTCATTTATGGTAGAAGATAATATTGCAGAGATATTTCAACTATTAGCATTATACAAGCTTAAAGTAGATCTTATACAGAACTCTGCCATAAGCTTCTCTCTTTGTGTAGATAATAAGTTTAACGGCTTAGAAAAGCTTGTAAATCAACTCAAAGGAAAATTTAAAGTAACCGTTACGCCTAATGTGCATCTTTACACTATTAGGCATTTTAACCAGAACGCTTTAGATAACTTTCAAGAAGGTAAAGAGGTACTTCTCAAGCAGGCGACACAAAATACAGTGCAACTTGTGACACAAAACTAATGTAGTCTTGTCCATAGGTTAAACAAAATTTAATTACAGTACCCCTATTTGTTATATTTGCCTTCTTAATAAACTACCAATAATTGTATGGGTCTAGTCACCGCAAAAGAAGTTGCTCGCGCTATCAATGTCGATAAATTCGGTTTTGTAGGCACTTTTATTGGGTGGTCATTAATGAAGGTTCTAAAAATCTCTACGGCAAATAAAATCTATGATCGCAATAAGCACCTAGGCGATCTCGAGTTTCTCAATGCACTACTAGACGAGTTTAAGATTAAATTTGAAATACCAGAAGAAGACCTCAAGAGACTCCCAAAGAGTGGCGCTTACATTACGATATCAAATCACCCACTAGGGGGCATAGACGGAATATTACTGCTCAAACTTATGCTCGAGCAGCGTCCAGATTTTAAAATCATAGCAAATTTTTTATTACACCGTATTGAGCCACTTAAGCCTTATGTGATGCCTGTAAATCCTTTTGAAAATAAAAAGGACGTTAAATCTAGTATTGCAGGTTTTAAAAGCGCCATCTCACACCTGCGAGACGGCCACCCTCTAGGTGTATTTCCTGCTGGAGAAGTATCTACCTATAAAGATGACAAGCTCATTATAGATAAGCCGTGGGAAGAAGCAGCAATGAAGCTTATTAAAAAAGCAGAGGTTCCGGTTGTCCCTATCTATTTTCACGCAAAAAACAGCAGGCTTTTTTATCAACTATCACGACTAAGCGACACGCTACGTACCGCAAAGTTGCCTAGCGAACTTCTAACTCAAAAGCATAGAGTCATAAAGGTGCGTATAGGGAATCCTATAAAAGTTGCTGCACAAAAGGAGCACGAGTCACTTGCAGATTTTACAGAGTTCTTACGCAAGAAAACATATATGCTTGCAAACTCTTTTGAAAAAAACAGCTTACTAAAAGATATCCCGCAAAAGCTTAAGGTCACAAAAGAACCTAAAAAGATCGTAACCGAAATAAGTAGTGATCTCATAGAAGATGAAATTTTACGCTTGCGCGAAAAAGACCGTCGTTTACTACAAAGTAAAAACTACGAAGTCTACCTAGCCCCTGCTCAAGAAATACCTAACATCTTACGTGAGATAGGCCGCTTGAGAGAGATCACATTTAGAGCCATTGGGGAAGGTACAAATGAAGCCATAGACCTCGATAAATTTGACAGGTATTATTACCATATGTTTTTATGGGATAATAAAGAAAACACTCTTGCCGGAGCGTACAGAATGGGGCTAGGGTCAAAAATTTATAAGGAATATGGAATTGATGGTTTTTACCTTCAAGATCTTTTTCGTTTTGAACCGGAGCTTCACAAAATGATGAGCGAGAGTATAGAGATGGGACGCGCTTTTATCACAAAAGAGTATCAACAAAAGCCTATGCCACTTTTTCTATTGTGGAAAGGTATTGTACACACCACACTTCGCTTTCCAGAACACAAATATCTCATAGGTGGTGTAAGTATCTCAAACCAGTTTTCTAACTTCTCAAAATCTCTTATGATAGAGTTTATGAAGTCCCATTATTATGATCCTTACGTGGCACAGTATATACGCCCAAAAAAGGAGTGGAAGGTAAAACTTAAAGATGCAGATAAAGAATTTGTTTTTGATGAAAGCAAAGCAGATCTCAACAAGTTTGACAAGCTTATAGAAGAAGTTGAGCCAGGTTCTTTACGTCTCCCTGTACTTATAAAAAAGTATATAAAACAAAATGCAAAGGTTATAGCCTTTAATGTAGACCCCCTCTTTAACAATGCTATAGATGGCTTGATGTACATACGCATATCAGATCTTCCAGAAAGCACTGTAAAACCTGTTATGGAAGAGTTTCAAGCAGAGCTAGAAAAAAAGTACGGGCAACGCATCCCAGAAGAGGAGTAGGCCCTTACAAGAGTCTCTATCTATATTCTGGATTTTCAAAATTCCATCTTGTCCCATCATCCCAATCACCTCTAGAATTACCATAAGCAGGGTATCCACCCTGATCCTTAAGCATTTTTGCCAGGTGCAGTAAGTTATACGTCATAAAGGTG harbors:
- a CDS encoding aspartate kinase encodes the protein MQVFKFGGASVKDAAGIKNIATVLNETGVTEKLVVISAMGKTTNAMEAIVNAYLNDKILLPEHLKATVDYHTQIASDLFTPGHTIFTSLKALFEELKGFLAWNKSPKYDFVYDQIVSYGELLSTTIVSAYLTDQGVRNTWLDARTILKTDNSYRDGRIDWDITQLAIKESVDPTALSITQGFIASDSNNFTTTLGREGSDYTGGIFAYCLNACSLTIWKDVPGVLNGDPRVFNNTELLHQIPYEEAIELAFYGASVIHPKTLQPLQRKEIPLYVKSFLNPKNPGTMVSAVASLVPEVPCYIVKKSQILISLSSLDFSFMVEDNIAEIFQLLALYKLKVDLIQNSAISFSLCVDNKFNGLEKLVNQLKGKFKVTVTPNVHLYTIRHFNQNALDNFQEGKEVLLKQATQNTVQLVTQN
- a CDS encoding GNAT family N-acyltransferase, whose amino-acid sequence is MGLVTAKEVARAINVDKFGFVGTFIGWSLMKVLKISTANKIYDRNKHLGDLEFLNALLDEFKIKFEIPEEDLKRLPKSGAYITISNHPLGGIDGILLLKLMLEQRPDFKIIANFLLHRIEPLKPYVMPVNPFENKKDVKSSIAGFKSAISHLRDGHPLGVFPAGEVSTYKDDKLIIDKPWEEAAMKLIKKAEVPVVPIYFHAKNSRLFYQLSRLSDTLRTAKLPSELLTQKHRVIKVRIGNPIKVAAQKEHESLADFTEFLRKKTYMLANSFEKNSLLKDIPQKLKVTKEPKKIVTEISSDLIEDEILRLREKDRRLLQSKNYEVYLAPAQEIPNILREIGRLREITFRAIGEGTNEAIDLDKFDRYYYHMFLWDNKENTLAGAYRMGLGSKIYKEYGIDGFYLQDLFRFEPELHKMMSESIEMGRAFITKEYQQKPMPLFLLWKGIVHTTLRFPEHKYLIGGVSISNQFSNFSKSLMIEFMKSHYYDPYVAQYIRPKKEWKVKLKDADKEFVFDESKADLNKFDKLIEEVEPGSLRLPVLIKKYIKQNAKVIAFNVDPLFNNAIDGLMYIRISDLPESTVKPVMEEFQAELEKKYGQRIPEEE
- a CDS encoding GNAT family N-acetyltransferase, which translates into the protein MNLAIKKATPEDMPAVLSLINELAVFEKEPDAVKINEDILIENGFGDNPLFYCFVAKENDTVIGMALCYYRFSTWDGKSLHLEDLVVREEYRGKGVGKKLYDQVMTFGKENGVKRVEWVVLDWNKNAIAFYEKSGAQFLKDWYLVQMDEGRLHKYIKTITPS
- the fbp gene encoding class 1 fructose-bisphosphatase, translated to MSRKNQTLGEFIIENQAEFQYSSGELSRLINSIRLAAKVVNHEVNKAGLVDIVGAAGETNIQGEDQQKLDVMANDTFIRTLTNRNILCGIASEENDDFISLEGQNGDNNNKYILLMDPLDGSSNIDVNVSVGTIFSIYRRVTPPGTPVTIEDFLQPGREQVAAGYIVYGTSTMIVYTTGHGVNGFTLNPAIGTFYLSHPNMQFPEMGNIYSVNEGNYVQFPDGVKKYIKYCQEEAEGRPYTSRYIGSLVSDIHRNMIKGGIYMYPKSSKATNGKLRLLYECNPMAFIAEQAGGKASDGYTRILDLKPTELHERVPFFCGSRLMVEKAESFMNND